From Caminibacter mediatlanticus TB-2, the proteins below share one genomic window:
- a CDS encoding nucleotidyltransferase family protein → MDKIEKIANELKKYTSEIYLFGSRARGDNLKNSDIDIAINVNLSFREKRKLKDKIEKLAGIYSVDLVFLDEINNDLKRKILKEGKKL, encoded by the coding sequence TTGGATAAAATTGAAAAAATTGCAAATGAACTAAAAAAATATACAAGTGAAATTTATCTTTTTGGAAGTAGGGCAAGAGGAGATAATCTTAAAAATTCTGATATTGATATTGCAATTAATGTTAATTTGTCTTTTAGAGAAAAGAGAAAATTAAAAGATAAAATTGAGAAACTTGCTGGAATTTATAGCGTTGATTTAGTGTTTTTAGATGAAATTAATAATGATTTAAAAAGAAAAATTTTAAAAGAGGGTAAAAAATTATGA
- a CDS encoding nucleotidyltransferase substrate binding protein has product MKKSEVLLRINNFKKALNRLEEGIKKAKDSLDKDGVIQRFEFTVELLWKALRSILLYQGIECYSSRNCIKEAFKANLINDDEIILDMIEDRNIFSHVYDEDKSELIFERIKNVYLPYLKNLELKV; this is encoded by the coding sequence ATGAAAAAATCAGAAGTTTTATTAAGAATTAATAATTTTAAAAAAGCTTTAAATAGATTAGAAGAAGGTATTAAAAAAGCCAAAGATTCTCTTGATAAAGATGGTGTTATTCAAAGGTTTGAATTTACAGTTGAGTTATTATGGAAAGCATTGAGGAGTATTTTATTATACCAAGGAATAGAATGTTATTCATCAAGAAATTGTATAAAAGAGGCATTTAAAGCAAATTTAATTAATGATGATGAAATAATTTTAGATATGATTGAGGATAGGAATATATTTTCACATGTTTATGATGAAGATAAAAGCGAATTAATTTTTGAGAGAATAAAAAATGTTTATCTTCCATACCTTAAAAACTTAGAATTAAAGGTATAG